In Candidatus Goldiibacteriota bacterium HGW-Goldbacteria-1, the sequence TTACTGGTTTGTGGGAAGGGCGGATGACTGCTTTAAAAGTTCCGGATACAGGATAGGGCCGTTTGAAATTGAAAGCGCGCTGCTTGAACACCCGGCAGTGCTTGAATGTGCTATCACAGCAGTGCCTGACCCTGACCGCGGCCTTGTGGCAAAAGCCACAGTGGTGCCGGCAAAAGGCTTCATCGCTTCAGACGAGCTTATAAAAGCACTTCAGGAACACGTAAAAAAAGTCACCGCGCCTTATAAATATCCAAGGATAGTTGAATTTGTAAGCGAACTGCCCAAGACAATAAGCGGAAAAATAAGGCGTGTAGAGATAAGAAAATCAGGAAAATAAAAATTCTTTATTTTGTGGTATAATCATTTCCGGGAAATTTAAAAACGGAGGGAAATTATGAAAAAAGTATTGGCTGTAACCGGAATAACACTTGGAATTGTTTTAACCGCTTTATTGGGGCTGCTAATCCACGCAGGGCTGTTCTTTAAAGTTCAGGTAACGGAAGCTTTAAGCGGGCCTTATGTTGTTGTTTATGTTGAACAGACAGGGGATTACGCGAAAGCAAACAAGGCGGGAATGGATGTTTATCAGACCCTTGTTGCTGAATTCGGGGTAAACCCGACAAAAGGTTTTGGAATTTATTTTGATGACCCAAAGTCAGTTGCCAAAGAGAAGTTAAGAAGCGAGATTGGATGCATTCTTGAAGGTAATGATATCCAAAAAGCCCCGCTTGTGACTTCTAAATTTAAAGTAAAGATTCTTGAATCAAAACAGAGCCTTGTTGCGACTCATCCTTTTACAAACCCGCTTTCAATTCTGCTTGGCATTACAAAAGTTTACCCGAAGTTCGCAGAAAAACTTAAAGGTAAAACAGAAGGCTACACATACAGCATGGAAATTTATGACATGCCGAACAAAACGACCATTTATTTAATGAGATAAATAAACAAAATATTCTTTAATCTAAAAAAGGGAGCTATTGTGAAAAAATTAACCGTTATTCTTCTATCAGCCTTATTAGTTTCAGCATTTCTTATCGCGTGCAATAAAAATTCACCCTCATCACCGCAGGCGGAACAGGCAACAGCCACGCCTATCGGCACGTTTACAGTAACACCAACAATTACCGCAACATCAACAATAACTCAAACATCAACCGTAACTCCCACAGTCACACTGACAGCAACTATGGACTGCGGTATAAAATTCGGTTCAAATTCCAATAGTTCAAGCGGAAGTTCGGGCCCCAATAATTTATACGCGCATAAATTTACCCCGAACGCGGAAACATCAGTTACGGCCCTTTCTATAGAAATGGCGGCAGCCGGCAAGTATTGCATTGGGATTTACAGCGATAATTCCGGAACCCCCGGCAGTATGCTTGCATGGACAGGCGTAAAAACAGCAGCTTCCGCCGGATGGTTCACATCTTCACTTTCAACGCCTTACATTTTAACTGCGGGAACTGATTTCTGGTTCGTTTTCTCCGCGGATGAATGGGTGCCCGGCTCTACAGATGCCGCTTATACAAGTTATAGCCGGTATGTCGGCGGCGAAACAACTATTGCAGCAATAGAAACAGCCGGAGTTATGCCAAGCGGAGGCACATGGACCACTTTCGCAAGTTACAGGCATCATTTATATGCATCGGGATGCTCTTACTGAGATATTATTTACACATAAAGTCATTGATTTAGTACTCTGATTTATCAAACAATTCATACGGCAGGTATTTAAAAAATACCTGCCGTAGAAAATATCACCACAGATGTAAAAGATTCAGCATATTAAATATTAAAAATATTACATATTTTTAATTGACTTTTTCGCAATAAATCTATAATATTGTTATGGAAGCAAAGTAATACAGGGACACATCCGTATGAAATTCCAAAAAAGGGCAGAAAATTTTCCCCTTTATAATCCCGGAGGTAATAATTAATGAATGTAAATGAACTAAAAACAATGAAAGTATCCGAACTTCAGAAGATCGCAAAAGACATGAAGATTGACAACCTAAGCGGCCTTAAGAAACAGGATCTTATCATGAAGCTTATGGAGACCGAATCCCAGAAAGACGGGCTTGTTTTCGGGGAAGGCGTACTTGAAATTCTTCCCGACGGCTTTGGTTTTCTGCGCTCGCCAAACTATAACTATCTTCCGGGGCCGGATGACATTTACGTGTCGCCTTCGCAGATTCGCAAGTTTGACTTAAGGACAGGCGATATGATAGCCGGGCAGATACGCCCACCAAAAGAAGGGGAAAAATACTTCGCGCTTTTAAAAGTGGGCACTATTAACAGCGAAGACCCGGAAAAAATTAAAGACAAAATTTTCTTTGATAACTTAACCCCGCTTTATCCGGAACATAAGATAAACCTTGAAACAAAAGACAGGGAAAACATTTCCATGAGGGTTATGGACCTTTTCACGCCTCTTGGCAAAGGCCAGAGGGCGCTTATAGTAGCCCCCCCAAGGACGGGTAAAACAGTCCTTCTTCAGAAAATAGCGAACAGCATCACCGAAAATCATCCGGAAATTTATTTAATAGTCCTTTTAATTGACGAGCGCCCTGAAGAAGTAACAGACATGGAACGCACGGTAAAAGGCGAAGTTGTCTCTTCCACCTTTGACGAACCGCCTACAAGGCATATTCAGGTGGCTGAAATGGTCATTGAAAAAGCCAAAAGGCTTGTAGAAAGCAAAAGGGATGTTGTTATCCTGCTTGACAGTATCACAAGGCTTGCGCGCGCTTACAACTCTGTCGCGCCTTCCAGCGGAAAAGTCCTTTCCGGCGGTATTGACAGTAATGCATTACAAAAACCCAAACGCTTCTTTGGAGCAGCCAGGGCAATTGAAGAAGGCGGTTCATTGACTATCATAGCCACCGCCCTTATTGAAACAGGCAGCAAAATGGACGATGTTATATTTGAAGAATTTAAGGGCACAGGCAACTGTGAAATAGACCTTTCCCGCGAACTTGCGGAAAAACGCCTTTACCCGGCAATTGACATCAGCAAGTCCGGCACAAGAAAAGAAGAGCTTCTGCTTTCAAGGGAAGAAATTAACAAACTGTGGATTCTTAGAAAAGCCCTTTTAAGCAAAATGAAGCCCGCGGAAATTATGGAATTCTTAGTTGACAAAATATCCAAAACAAAGAATAATAAGGCATTTATTGATGCCATGAAAACAGATTAATGGAGGTACCAGAAACATGAAACAGGGAATACACCCGGATTACAAAAAAGCAATGGTAGTTTGCGCCTGTGGCAATTCATTTGAAACAAACAGCACAGCGGGAGACTTAAAAGTGGAAGTATGTTCAAACTGCCACCCATTCTATACAGGCGTTCAGAAGTTCCTTGACACTGACGGCAGGGTGGAAAAGTTTAAGAAAAGGGCTGCAAAAAGCACCAAGAAAGAGGAAACAAAGGCATAGCGGAAGTCCGGCGGATATGGCCGTGTTTGTAAAACTTCTGTCACATACAGCTGACGGCGAAAAAATAGCCGCCATTGCGGGTAAACTTTGTTATTCCAGCGGCGGCTATGATAAAATAACCGGAACACTTACCGATGAGACTATTGCTTCATTTATCAACAAAATAAATGACCTTGGCCATTATTCTGTCCTTGAACACATGTCTTTTAGTTTTATTATAGAAGGCGTGTCGCGTGCTTTGACACACCAGCTGGTGCGCCACAGAATCGCGTCTTATTCGCAGCAGAGCCAGCGATATGTAAACGAATCCGGTTTTGATTACATCACCCCACATACCATAGAAGACAAACCCGAACTTAAAAAACAGTTTGATTCCATGATGGATTCCATTAATACATTTTACAAGTCCATGACAGATGCCGGCATTCCTAAAGAAGATGCCAGGTATGCGCTTCCAAACGCGGCGGAAACTAAAATAGTGGTTACTATGAACGCGCGGGAACTGCTGCACTTCTTTGAAAAAAGGTGCTGCAACAGGGCACAGTGGGAAATTCACGAAATGTCCGACCTGATGCTTGCAGAGGCAAAGATAGCTGCGCCTTTAATATTTAAAAACGCGGGGCCCGGCTGCGTAGGCGGTCCGTGCCCGGAAGGCAAGATGACCTGCGGTAAAATAACAGAGGTCAGAAAAAAATACAATTCTGACAACAAGGGATAAAAATGAAGGTTAAAAAAACAAAAACACCCGCTTCCTGCAGTTCCAAAAAAATGAATGTGGGCGGACAGGCCGTTATTGAAGGCGTGCTTATGCGTTCGCCAAACTATTACGCGGTATCCGTGCGCCACAAAAACGGTACAATTAAATCAATGTCAGCGCCGGTTAATTCAATCACAAAAAAGTACCCGTTTTTAAAATGGCCTGTTTTAAGGGGATTTATTTCCCTTATAGAATCCATGACACTTGGGTTTAAAGCGCTTGATTATTCGGCACAGATATACGAAGAGGGGTACGAGAATAAAAAGAAAAAGAAATTATCCAAAGCAGAAACAGAAAAAAAAGAGAAAAAAGAAAAATTGGAAATGACAGTCACTTATATTATATCCTTTGCCTTTGCGCTTTTCCTTTTTATTTACCTTCCGGTGCAGGGAACCAAACTGCTGGAAAAAGCGCTTCCCGGGCTTGCGGAAAACAGGGTCTGGTTTAACCTTATAGTTGTTACCTTTAAACTTGCGATATTTTTCCTGTATATCTGGGCAATTTCCTTTATGGAAGACGTTAAACGCCTTTTTATGTACCACGGCGCGGAACACAAAGCCATTTATACTTTTGAAGACGGCAAGAAACTTACTCAAAAAAACATGCTGCCATACACAACGCTTCACCCAAGATGCGGCACAGCTTTTATTTTTCTGACAATGCTTGTAAGCATAATAATTTTTGTGCTTTTACTTCCGCCGGAATTTAAGATCTGGCAGAGAATACTGCTGGAAATTCCGCTTTTAATCCCAATTGCGGGACTGTCATATGAACTGTTAAAATTCTCTGATAAATTTCAGAATAACTTTTTTATAAAAATCCTTATAGCGCCGGGGCTGGCTTTTCAGAAAATAACCACAAAAGAACCGGATGCTAAGATGCTTGAAGTTGCCGCAAATTCAATTAATGAAGTTTTAAAACTGGAAAAAAAGCATAGACCCGCAGCAGTAAAACTTTAGCTGTTTATATAAGCACCCGGCCTGCCCTTTGTAAGGGAGTAGCGGGTGTTTTTTTTATATATAAAAATACAATTTAACTTAACCGGAGGCAATAAAGTGTTTGAAAAAGCGGCAAAAATAAAACGCGAATATGAAAAATTAACAGCGGAACTTTCCGACCCGCAGATAATTTCCAACAACGAACTTTTCCAGAAAAAAGCAAGGCAGCATTCGGAATATTCGGAAATAGTGGAGATATATGACGCCTATACAACGCTTGACCACGCCATAAAAGACGCCGACCACATGATGCGCACAGAGCAGGAAAAAGAACTTGTAGATATGGCAAAAGCGGAAATTGAAGATTTAACACCCAAACTGGAAAAGAAGCGCGAAGAATTAAGAATAATACTTACCCCAAGCGACCCTAACGATAAAAAGAACGCAATAGTGGAAATCCGCGCCGGTACAGGCGGCGATGAAGCCGGAATTTTTGCGGGCGACTTGTACCGCATGTATGTTAAGTACGCGGAAAACCACGGATTTTCAATTGAAACCGTTACAAGCAGCCCCACGGAACTTGGAGGTTTTAAGGAAATAATATTTTTTGTAAACGGGAAAGGTGCTTATGGCAAACTGCGCTATGAAAGCGGCGCGCACAGGGTACAGCGCGTTCCCGATACAGAGACCAGCGGCAGGGTTCACACTTCCGCGGCAACAGTATATGTACTGCCGGAACAGGAAGAAAAAGAATTTAATTTAAACATGGCTGAAATACGCATAGACGTATGCCGCGCGTCCGGCGCAGGCGGACAGCATGTCAACAGGACTGAATCCGCGGTAAGGGCGCACCACATACCCACAGGTATTGAGGTTTACTGCCAGGACGGAAGGTCACAGATAAAAAATAAAGAAAAGGCGCTTTCAATTCTGTCCGCAAGGGTTAAAGCCAAGACCGAAGGCGATGAAAAGGCGATTACCGACAGCGAAAGGCGTTCGCAGATTGGTTCCGGCGACCGCAGCGAAAAAATAAGGACATACAATTATCCGCAGAACAGGGTAACCGACCACAGGATTGGCCTTACATCATACAACCTTGAAGGCGTAATGCAGGGCGACATTGACCAGTTTATAGAAAAACTTAGCGAAGAGAACACCAAAAAGTTAATGGAAAAAAGCATCTGATATTATGAAAATATACGAAGCTCTTAACAAAGCCGCGGATTATATTTCAGACGGCAGGGGGCTTGATAAACAGGTTTCAAAATTTGAAGCCGCGGAACTTTTGATGTTTCTTACCGGTATTGACAAGCCCTCTTTATATGCCCGCTTTCAGGACAGTCTTCCCGGCATGTCCGCAAAAAAGCTGTTTAAGCTTGCCCATAAAAGGGCGGCAGGAATGCCGCTGCAATATCTGACAGGTACGGCTTTTTTTTACGGCAATGAATTTGCCTGCAGAAAAGGCGTGCTGATTCCACGGCAGGATACCGAAGCGGTAATAGAGGCGGTAAAATCACTTCCGCTTAAACCCAAAACACAGGCGGCAGAGCTTGGCCCCGGCAGCGGAATAATAAGCGTGACCCTGTGCCTGGAATGCCCCAAAATAGCCCATATAACAGCCATAGACATATCAAAAAAAGCAATATCGCTTACTAACCTTAACGCAAAGAAGTACGGCGTAAAAGGGCGTATAACAGCTAAATCGGGCAATTTTTTTACCTTAACCCGCAAATCACCCTTGAAATTTGACATTATCATATCCAACCCCCCGTATATAACAAAAACGGCCATGTCCAAACTGCAAAAAGAGGTATTACACGAACCCGCAGCCGCCCTTACCGACAAAAAAGACGGGCTTTCATTTTATAAAAGGCTTGCCTCTGCCGGAGTGAACATTTTAAACCCCGGCGGTTATATGGTTTTGGAAATTGGGGATAACATGGAAGAGGACATTAAAAAAGTTTTCCACAACAAGAACTGGACATACCTATCCACATTTAACGACTTCAAAGGGATGAAAAGAGCAGTCATATTTCAACTAATCACACATAAAAATAATTAAAGTAAAACACAAACAAAATCATCTATGTGTTTTTTTATCAAGAACATTTTCGTTTTATTAAAGCGTCCATGCAATAGATTCTACAAAAAAATAAACAATAAAATATATTTATTAATTTATTCGCAGAAAGAAACAACAGCGCCGCTTATCATTTTTAGCGTTTTATTTAAGCGAGATTTTTTATAAACCTTTTTAAAATATATGATAATATATACTTATTTTCAAACACGCATTCACCAGGAGAATATTTTGGAAAATAACAGAATTATCAGATTTGTATCGGTAATAGCGGGCTTTATTCTTATCGTAATCGGGCAATCTTTAATGTACGCAAAGCCGCATGCTTTGCCGGGCGCTTATTTTTTTCTGCTTTCTCTTATCCCTTTTTTCATCGCAATAAAACACGACAAAGGCGCGGAACTTCTTGGAAAACTGCCTTTTTTAAAAGATATTTTTGAAAAACCGGGAAAATTTGAAATAATAGGGTTTGCTATATTTTTCATAACCGCGGCTTTCTTCAGGTTTCACAGTTTGGACACGGTGCCTATGGGATCCTTCCGTGATGAAGGAAAGGCCGTCAAAGACGCAATGGATATCATAAGGGGCGTCACGCCAAACGGCGCCGATTCCGCCCTGCCCATATATATCAGGGCTATCACCGATAACCCCGCTTTATATAACTATTTCATGGGCGGCCTTTTCCCGTTTATCGGCGAAGGTATAATGGGGGCAAGGGCCGCGACAGCTATCGCGGGGCTTTTAGCGGCGGTAAGTTTTTATTTCCTTATACGGTATATGCTTGGCTGGAAAACGGCATTTTTTACGTCAATGTTTTTTGCCTTTGGCATTTACCCGGTTGCATATAGCCGGCTTGTTTATCACGCGGGATTTGCCATATTGCCGTTTATTATCTCTTTATTCTACGCGGTAAAAATTTACAACGAAAGGAAAACTGCCGATTTTATTATTTTCGGAATCGCTCTCGCATTATCCGTTCAGACATATCAGGCAGCGCGAATTGTGCCTGTTGCATATTTACTGTTTATCATAGGGGCATTATTCATTGACAGGGGATTTTTAAAAGCTAATTATATAAAATTATTCGCCGCATTTATAACAGCGGTTATATTTATGGTCCCGTTTCTGGTATATGTCATGGAACATTTTGACTCTTTCATGATGAGAGCTTCCGGTTTATATCTTATGCAGGTGCAAAACAGGCACCATTGGCTGCACGAAAATCCCATACTAAATTATCTAATCAGCATAAAAAAAGTGCTTCTTATGTTCAATCATAGCGGCAGTAACGCCATAAACCTTGGTGCATATAACGGGTTGCCCCTTATGGACTTTCTTACAGGCATATTTGCCGCCGCCGGATTTTTTATGCTTTTAGCGGCAGCTTTTACCGGTAATCTTTTCGGAATCATTTTCGTCTTCACATTTATCCTATTCGCGGCCGCCGCGGCCGCTTTCATAGAAGCGCCGTACCCAAGCAGATCTGTTATGACCATGCCTTTGATTTATATTTTTACCGCCTTTGGTTTGTCGGGATTAATCCGTTCCGCGTCATCGGCAGGGAAAAAAATTATATATGTATTAATCTCTTTAGCCGTCGTTCTTGCAGGTGTTATTAATTATGACAAGTATTTTATAAAATACGGCAGGCACAAATACGCATACCGCGCTTTTGAAACAGAAAAAAGGGAAGCCGCGGAATATGTGATAAAATTGGGCGGCAGCTGGCAGGCCATAATGACGCCGTATTTTATGTTCGGATCAGAGCAAAACACTCCCGATGTTACGATAGCCTTTATGGCAAAGAAAAAAAATAATTATGAAAAACTTACAACCGGTTATAACTTTCCCGTTAATCCCGCTTACGGAAAAAATTATGTTTACATTCTGGAAAGGGAATATTTCTCTATGCTTCCGGCCCTTCAGGCATATTATCCGGCAGGAGAGCGTGTTGATTTTATGGAAAAATATAACGACGAAAAAGTAATAGCTTTTATCGCCTACAAAGTTCCTTATGAAGAAGCCCTAAAAGGTTTATCTGACAGCCCCGAAAGGGGGCTTACTGCACGTTATTATTCCGGCGGCAACTGCGGTTACGGCGAATTGCTTGAAGTGCGGTCAGAACCCATGATACTTCACGAATGGGCATATTTTCCTAAAAATGCAAACCATTTTACCGTCTGCTGGGACGGCAAGATAAGGATAGACACGCCTGGAAAGTATATTTTTGACGTAAAAACAAACGAAAGAAAAGAACTGCTTATAGATAACAACCTTATTCTGTCAGGCAATCAGACAAAAGCCGAAATTGAACTTTCAAAGGGCATGCATGACATTCACGTTATGTACAGAAATAACGGCAGAAATTGGTTTGGTTTATGGTGGGCCAGGCCTGACAAAGGCATTTTGGAAACGGTCCCGATGGATAACCTTTATCCGCAGAAATAAAGACACGGGCCGTACCCCTTATCCGCGTCTTGACATATACGTATTAAATTGATAACATTATACGTATAGGAGGTGCTTATGACAAAACTTACGCTTCTGCTTGATGAAAATACAATAAAAAAGGCAAAACTGACCGCAAAAAAGAATAAAACTTCCGTATCTAAAATGGCTGCATCATATTTTGAATCACTTACGGCGCACACCGAAGATAATTATAATGATTTGCCGGTTTTAAAGGAAATCTCCGGTGTAATATACGGAAAAGAACAGGATTACAATCCTAAAGAAGAATACAAGAAACATATACGGAAAAAATATAAATGAAAACCGTTCTTTTTGATGCTAATGTAATACTTGATATTCATCTAAAAAGAAAGAACACTTATAACGCTTCTATGGCTGCCGTAGCCGCGGCAAAAAGGCATGGCCTAAAAACATATTTGTCGGCTGTAAGCATCAGTATAATTCATTATATCCTTGAAAAAGAAACAGACAGGACAACTGCCATAAAAATACTGGAAAAAACCAAAATGCTTTTTGACATAGCGCCTGTTGACGCAAAAGCCGTTGATATGTCCATTGTATCTGATTTTAAAGACTTCGAGGATGCACTGCAGTATTATTCGGCAATCGGCGTAAAGGCGGACTGCATTGTAACGGGCAATAAAAAGGACTATAAGCATTCAGTAATTCCTGTTTTAGCTCCCGAAGAATTTCAACTGCGTTTAAACAGATAATTTCTACCGGTTAAACGATTATTAGAATGCATTAAGAACGGTGCCAAACCCCGCTTACAGACAATATCATTAACAAAGACTGATATATCCGCCTCTTATACAAAAACACAAACTTCAATAAATATAAAACCCTTAACCGCTTAACTATTCACGATAAAATGAACTATTTACATATAAACGGGTTCATAATAATATATACGCTATGGTTAATGCCATATAACTTACTTTAACCATACAAACCATTAAAAAACAATATTTGGGGTATTTAAGAGTGAAAATGAATATTAAAGACAGCACAAAGAAAGAAAACACGCACCTGTTGCCTTTGG encodes:
- the prmC gene encoding peptide chain release factor N(5)-glutamine methyltransferase — translated: MKIYEALNKAADYISDGRGLDKQVSKFEAAELLMFLTGIDKPSLYARFQDSLPGMSAKKLFKLAHKRAAGMPLQYLTGTAFFYGNEFACRKGVLIPRQDTEAVIEAVKSLPLKPKTQAAELGPGSGIISVTLCLECPKIAHITAIDISKKAISLTNLNAKKYGVKGRITAKSGNFFTLTRKSPLKFDIIISNPPYITKTAMSKLQKEVLHEPAAALTDKKDGLSFYKRLASAGVNILNPGGYMVLEIGDNMEEDIKKVFHNKNWTYLSTFNDFKGMKRAVIFQLITHKNN
- a CDS encoding peptide chain release factor 1, giving the protein MFEKAAKIKREYEKLTAELSDPQIISNNELFQKKARQHSEYSEIVEIYDAYTTLDHAIKDADHMMRTEQEKELVDMAKAEIEDLTPKLEKKREELRIILTPSDPNDKKNAIVEIRAGTGGDEAGIFAGDLYRMYVKYAENHGFSIETVTSSPTELGGFKEIIFFVNGKGAYGKLRYESGAHRVQRVPDTETSGRVHTSAATVYVLPEQEEKEFNLNMAEIRIDVCRASGAGGQHVNRTESAVRAHHIPTGIEVYCQDGRSQIKNKEKALSILSARVKAKTEGDEKAITDSERRSQIGSGDRSEKIRTYNYPQNRVTDHRIGLTSYNLEGVMQGDIDQFIEKLSEENTKKLMEKSI
- a CDS encoding 50S ribosomal protein L31, whose product is MKQGIHPDYKKAMVVCACGNSFETNSTAGDLKVEVCSNCHPFYTGVQKFLDTDGRVEKFKKRAAKSTKKEETKA
- a CDS encoding thymidylate synthase (FAD) codes for the protein MFVKLLSHTADGEKIAAIAGKLCYSSGGYDKITGTLTDETIASFINKINDLGHYSVLEHMSFSFIIEGVSRALTHQLVRHRIASYSQQSQRYVNESGFDYITPHTIEDKPELKKQFDSMMDSINTFYKSMTDAGIPKEDARYALPNAAETKIVVTMNARELLHFFEKRCCNRAQWEIHEMSDLMLAEAKIAAPLIFKNAGPGCVGGPCPEGKMTCGKITEVRKKYNSDNKG
- a CDS encoding DUF1385 domain-containing protein, producing MKVKKTKTPASCSSKKMNVGGQAVIEGVLMRSPNYYAVSVRHKNGTIKSMSAPVNSITKKYPFLKWPVLRGFISLIESMTLGFKALDYSAQIYEEGYENKKKKKLSKAETEKKEKKEKLEMTVTYIISFAFALFLFIYLPVQGTKLLEKALPGLAENRVWFNLIVVTFKLAIFFLYIWAISFMEDVKRLFMYHGAEHKAIYTFEDGKKLTQKNMLPYTTLHPRCGTAFIFLTMLVSIIIFVLLLPPEFKIWQRILLEIPLLIPIAGLSYELLKFSDKFQNNFFIKILIAPGLAFQKITTKEPDAKMLEVAANSINEVLKLEKKHRPAAVKL
- a CDS encoding transcription termination factor Rho, with the translated sequence MNVNELKTMKVSELQKIAKDMKIDNLSGLKKQDLIMKLMETESQKDGLVFGEGVLEILPDGFGFLRSPNYNYLPGPDDIYVSPSQIRKFDLRTGDMIAGQIRPPKEGEKYFALLKVGTINSEDPEKIKDKIFFDNLTPLYPEHKINLETKDRENISMRVMDLFTPLGKGQRALIVAPPRTGKTVLLQKIANSITENHPEIYLIVLLIDERPEEVTDMERTVKGEVVSSTFDEPPTRHIQVAEMVIEKAKRLVESKRDVVILLDSITRLARAYNSVAPSSGKVLSGGIDSNALQKPKRFFGAARAIEEGGSLTIIATALIETGSKMDDVIFEEFKGTGNCEIDLSRELAEKRLYPAIDISKSGTRKEELLLSREEINKLWILRKALLSKMKPAEIMEFLVDKISKTKNNKAFIDAMKTD